Below is a genomic region from Marinobacter salarius.
GTCGAAACCAGCCGCGTGTTTGCGCGGGTGGTGGCGAAGATTGAGCCGGAGTGGATCGAGCCCCTGGCCGGGCATGTGGTGAAGCATCACTTCTTCGAACCCCACTGGGAACAGAAACGTGGCCAGGTCATGGGCTATGAAAAGGTCAGTCTTTACGGCCTGGACATTATTGCCAAACGCCGTATTCCCTACAGTAAGGTGGACCCGGAGGAGTGTCGCAACCTGTTCATCCGCCGTGCCCTGGTGGAAGGCGACTACCAGTCCAAGGCGCCCTTTATTGCCCGTAACCGCGAACTGTTGGACACCGTTGAAAACCTGGAGCGCAAAACGCGGCGGCGGGACCTGTTGGTTGAGGACGAAGTGCTGGTGGCGTTTTATGACCAGCGGCTGCCAGCGGACATTGTTAGCGGCCGGCATTTTGAAAGCTGGTGGAAGCAGCTGAGTGCTGACCAGCTCCGTGACATGGAATTGACGGAGGCCGATATCCTCCAGCGCCCGGTGGATGAGCAGGCGGGCTCACTGTATCCGGACTACCTGGAGTGGGAAGGGGTGAGATATCCCCTGAGTTATGAGTTCGAGCCCACCAGTGAGCGCGATGGCGTTACGCTCCAGGCACCGGTGATGGCCCTGAAACAGCTTCCGGCGCGGCGGCTTGAATGGCTTGTGCCGGGGCTCTTGAGGGAGAAGTGCATCGCACTGGTCAAAGGCCTTCCGAAGGCGTTGAGGCGCAACTTTGTACCGGTACCGGATTTCGTGGATGCGGCTCTGGAAAACCTTCAGGCTTCAAACGAGCCATTGGCGCTGCAGCTGGGCGAACAGCTCCGGCGAATGACGGGTGTCAGGATTGACGCCGATGCCTGGCCACAGGAGGATCTGCCGAAGCACCTGAGAATGAATCTTCGGGTTGTTGATGATGCGGGCAAGCCCATCGCCGAGGGGCGGGAAACCGAAAAGCTGCAAAGCGAACTGGAAGGGCGGGCAGAAGCTGCGTTGTCTTCGGCAACCCGCAGGGAGCCCTCGACCGAGGCTGCGAGTGCGTCAACGCGATGGGATTTCGGGTCGCTGCCCGAATCTGTCAGGACCGAAAAAGGCGGTATGGAAGTCACCGTATACCCGGCATTGGAAGACACGGGGGATTCCGTGCGCCAGACACGGTTCCTGGACCGGCTTACGGCGGAGGATGCAACTCGCAAAGCGGTGGCGCGACTGATACTGATTCGGCTGGGCAATACGCTGGAGGACATCGAGCGGAAGTTGCCGAACTTCAAGTCATCGGCGTTGATGTTCGCGCCGGTGGGCAAAGCCCGGGTGTTGCTGGATGACCTGTTGCTGGCCACGGCGATGCAGCATTTTGTGCCCGATGACGTACCCCGGGACAACAACGCGTTCGAGAACGCGTTTAACGCCGGGAGGGCGGAATTCGTACCGGCACTTGAGCAGGCTGACGAGCGGCTACACCAGGCCATGACGGGCTATCATGGCGTGATGAAACAGCTCAAGGGCAAAATCAACCTCGCGCTCGCGAACAGTATGGCGGACTTGAAGTTTCAGCTGCAAAATCTTGTGTATCCGGGTTTTATTGTTGCCACGCCGCCGGAATGGCTTGCCCATTTTGGACGCTACTTTGAGGCCGCCAGCATCCGCTTCGAGAAAATGCCCAGGGAGCTCGGGCGGGAGCGGGAGTTCCTGCACACCATGGAGCCGCTCTGGTCCCGCTATGCCAGCAAACGCGATGAGCAGCAACGTCAGGGGGTAAGGGACCCGGAGCTATTGCTCTATCGATGGATGCTTGAGGAATTTCGGGTCTCTTTCTTTGCACAACAGCTGGGCACGGCCGTGCCGGTATCGGTCAAGCGCCTCGACAGGCAGTGGGAGCAGACGCGCGTGTAAGCCGGTCACGTTTGCGGGCAAAACGTTTAGACTGTGTTAGTATTTGGTCAATATTGGTGCAGTTAGATTGTTTGTTTTTACAACTATGACGTGGGGTTAGCGTGATTAGAGCCGTTATCAGCGGGACCGGGTTGTACACACCGCCAGCAACCATTACCAACGAAGAACTGGTGGAGGCATTCAATGCCTTCGTCGAACTTCACAACGCACGTCATGCTGACGATATTGCCAGTGGCGATCTTGAGCCCCTGCAACCGTCTTCGTCCGCTTTTATTGAAAAAGCGTCCGGCATCAAGCGTCGCCACGTGATTGACAAGCAGGGCATACTCGACCCTGAACGGATGTGCCCGAACATACCGGACCGACCCAACGAAGAAGCCTCGGTGCAATGCGAGATGGCGCTGGCAGCCTGCGAAGAGGCTCTCAAACAGGCCGGCAAGACTGCGGCCGATGTTGATGCGGTTATTGTCGCCTGCTCTAACATGCAGCGCCCATACCCGGCTATATCTGTTGAGGTTCAGGACGCGTTGGGCATCGAGGGCTTTGCCTACGACATGAACGTGGCGTGCAGTTCCGCGACCTTTGGGCTGCAGGCGGCGGCAAACGCCGTAGAGAATGGCACGGCCAGGGCGGTGCTGGTGGTTAGTCCGGAAATCTGCTCCGGCCACCTGAATTTCCGTGACCGGGACAGCCACTTCATTTTTGGCGATGCCTGCACCGCCATCCTGGTGGAAAGAGACGCCGATGTTGCGGAAGGGCAGGGTTTTGAGGTTCTTGGAACCAGCCTGCTGACCAAGTACTCCAATAACATTCGCAACAACTTTGGTTTCCTGAATCGGGGAGATAAAGAGGGCATTAACAAGCCGGACAAGCTGTTCGTGCAACAGGGGCGCAAGGTGTTCAAGGAAGTGTCGCCGTTGGTGGCGGAAACGATCCTCAAACAGCTGTCCAGCCTGTCGTTGTCGCCAGATGACCTCAAGCGAATGTGGCTGCACCAGGCCAACCTGAATATGAACCAACTGATCGCCCGCAAGGTGTTGGGGCGCGACGCGGACACGAAAGAGGCGCCGGTCATTCTGGATGAGTACGCCAACACCAGCTCCGCTGGCTCGATCATTGCGTTCCACAAACACAAGGACGACTTTGGCGCTGGTGAACTGGGCGTGATCTGTTCGTTTGGTGCAGGCTATTCCATCGGCAGCGTTGTGGTTCGCCGCCGATAGGGTCTAGGGTGGCGATAGGCGGTCTTAACTGGCCGCCAACGCCCTGAGCTTGTCAGGCAGCGCCATCGACGTGCGTTTGGTGCGGTCAAACCAGACAATTTTCGCATAGCCTTCCGCGTAGAGTGTGCCTGTCTCGGTATCGGTCAGCGTATGATAGGTATCGAGGCTGGTATTGCCGGCTTTGTCGGCGTATGTTCTGACCTCAACCGTTGCCGGATGGGCCAGTTCCTTCAGAAAGGTGGCGCTGGTCTTTATAATGACCGGACCGTCGGGGTCGTTTTCCGCGCCCAGCTCCAGGGACGCCAGCCAGGTGATGCGGGCTTCCTCGAAAAAGCGGAAATAAACCGTATTGTTGGCATGGCCGTATGCGTCCATATCTCCCCAGCGCAAAGGCATGGAGAGTGTGCTAACCAGATTCCCGGGTACTGACATCGGGGCTACTCCTGAAGCAAGGGGTTAATAATAAAAAAGCAGAGCGCCGGTATTTTCGACGAACAGTAACAGTTTTAACAACCTCAGGTCTGACGATGAGAGACATTTTTTTCCGGCACCCAGCAATCGGCGCCCTGATTTTTATCTGCCTGTTTTCAGGCAATGCGGTCGCGCAAACCGTGCAGCCAGTCGATCCTGACATGGCAGAACGAAAGCTTGACGCCCCTCCGAGCGAGGTCGATCCCTATGAGGACTGGAACCGGAAGGTCTATGGCTTCAACGAAACCATCGACAACTGGTTCCTCCGCCCTGTTGCGAAAGGGTACCGCACCGTCATGCCAGGCTTTGCGGACCGTGCTGTCACCAATTTCTTCAACAACCTGACTGAAATACGTAACTTCGCCAACAGTATCTTCCAATTGAAGGGAGAGTCTGCCGTCGTGGCGGCGGGTAGGTTTACCTACAATACGGTTTTTGGTCTGGGCGGGTTGATTGATGTGGCTACCATGTTCGATTTGCCTGAGCGTCCAGAAGACTTTGGCCAGACCTTGGGCTACTGGGGCACGGGCTCTGGACCTTACCTGATGCTGCCGTTTTTGGGGCCTTCGAATCCCCGGGACTTTGGTGGGTTTGTATCCGACAACCTGTTGTTGCCCTCAGCCTGGGACCTGGCTGAAACGCCGGATGTCTATTATGCGAGGGCGCTTCAGATTGTTGATAAGCGTGCCGATCTGATCCCTGCGGAAGGGTTCATCTCAGGTGACGGCTATACGTTCGTGAGAAACGCGTACCTGCAACGGCGGGCTTACCTGATCAATGATGGCAGAACCGTAGACGATCCATTTGCCAGCGATGACGATGAGGATTTGATGCTCGAGGATTTCTGACGCATCGAATCGGCTGGAACAACGGAGGTTTACCAGATGGTTGATGACCGTATCCGGAAATTCCGCAAGATGCTGGCGGAGGCGCCCAATTACGAAGTCTGGAAGGCTGCGGCGCTGGAGCTGGATTTCCTTGAGGGCAATGTGGAGTGGAAAGAGGAGTTTGGCTCCGACCTTTACCATTACGAACTCATCTACGACCGGCTCAGCAACCTCCGCACCTACCGGCATCAGAATGATTTCGAGCGCCTGAAGCGTGCATTGAGAGAAGGGCTTCATCACGACCTGGGCAATATGGGCAATACGGCCCTGTATACCCGTTCTCGGGTTGGCACCAAGCATCTGATCGAGGAGTACATCACCCAGGTGTGCGAATCGCTGGATTTCCTGTGCGACACCAAGGTGCCGGGATTCCCAGTGGCCGAGAAGCTGCAGTTCTTCCGCGATACCCTGACCAGTTATGGCCGCCCGGCTTTGCTGCTCAGCGGCGGTGCCACGCTGGGCATGTTCCATTTCGGCGTTATAAAGGCACTCTGGGAAAAAGGGTTGTTGCCGCAGGTCATTGCCGGCTCCAGCATCGGCGCCATTATCGCTGGCATACTGGGTGTCCACAGCGATGCGGAAATACCGGACATGCTGGTGCCTGAAAACCACGACATGAGGGCCTGGAAATGGCGAGGGCTGTTCAGTGCCATCCGGGGTGACGGCCTGATGGATCAGGAGCAGTTAAAGGCGTGCCTGCGTGCCAATATCGGGGAATACACCTTTGAGGAAGCGTTCCAAAAGACCGGTCGTTCCATCAACGTCAGTGTGTCACCGGTCCAGACCCACCAGAAAGCCCGTTTGTTGTGTGGCTACACGTCACCCTATCTGTTGGTCTGGAGTGCTGTGCTGGCCAGCGCGGCAGTGCCGGGCATCTTCCCGCCGGTACCGCTGATGAAGAAGGACATTCAGGGCAACGTGCTGCCCTACATGTCGCGGCTGAAGTTCGTGGACGGGTCGGTGGTCAGCGACTTGCCCATCGAACGGCTGATGCACCTTTACGACGTGAACTTCACCATTGTCAGCCAGACCAACCCCCATGTGGTGCCTTTTCTGAACCGGCGAGGCCGGGATGAAAAGATCAATGTCGCCAATCTGCCGATGCACCTGCTGAAATCGGAAATCCAGTTCCATGGCCAGGGCCTGTTCGATTATCTGCGAAAACGCGTTCAGCCGGAAATGCTTCGGCAGGTAGCGGGCCAGATGTACACCATTATGGGGCAGCGCTATTCCGGGGATGTCACCATCTCGCCGACGTATCGTCTTCGTGACTACCGTCGCATGTTATCCAACCCTGATCCGGCATGGGTCCGGGAGATGATATTGCAGGGCGAGCGTGCGACCTGGCCCAAGATTTCAATGATTCGCTCCCACGCCAGAATCTCCAAGACCCTGGAGCGATGCATTCGCCGCTTGAAATCCGAACAGCGCCGCTCCACAGCTGAACTGAGACTGGTAAGCAATGCGGATTCCGGCACTTCATGAGATGACAGCCCCGGGAGCCGGGCGGTATGATACCGCGATAGCCGGGGAGCCCGATGGCGGCTCCCGCAAGCTCCGCCTGAGCACCTGACTGGACACGCATGTACTACGATTTCTTCGGTTTTCGGGAGCCCCCGTTTTCGATAGCCCCGGACCCCCGCTATCTGTATCTGAGCGAACGCCATAAAGAAGCGCTGGCGCATCTGATGTATGGCGTGCAGGGGCAGGGCGGTTTTATCGTGATCACTGGAGAAGTCGGCACGGGCAAGACCACTGTCAGCCGTTGCTTCATCGAGAATGTGCCGGATCATGTAGACATTGCACTGATCCTCAATCCCAGATTGTCTGCCCGTGAGCTGTTGTCATCCATCTGCGATGAGCTTGAGATTGCCCATCCGGTCGGATCATCCATCAAGGAACTGGTGGGACTGATCAATGATGACCTGCTCAAGGCCCATGCAGCGGGCCGCCATAAGGTTCTGATGATTGATGAAGCCCAGAACCTGTCCGCCGAAGTGCTTGAACAGCTCCGATTGCTGACCAATCTCGAAACCGCTGAGAAAAAACTACTGCAGATTGTGTTGCTGGGACAACCTGAACTGCAGGAGATTCTGGGGCTACCAGAGCTCCGCCAGTTAAATCAGCGGGTAACGGCCCGTTATCACCTCGACGCCCTGGGTCGAGCAGAGATAGAGGCTTACCTGCGTTACCGGCTCAGCGTGGCAGGCCTCCGGGGCGAGATCTTTACTGATCGCGCGATCCGGGCTTTGTACCGCGCCAGCCATGGTGTACCGAGACTGATTAACCTGATCAGTGACCGTGCATTGCTGGGCGCCTACGCCGAAGGCGAGCACCAGATCACTGCTCCCCATATCCGTAACGCTGCCCGGGAAGTGAACGGCCAGAATCTGCCCAGGCGCGCTGGGCCGTCTCGAAAGTCCCATGCGCTGATGTTGGCTGCAGCCCTGCTGATGGCCATCATCATGACCACGTGGCTGTTCATAGGGCTTCCGGGGAGCGGTGGACCCGAGCCCGATGCTGTCGCCGAAAATCAGGGAACGTCCCTTACTGGCGCCATCGAACGGGTCGAGCTGGATATGCCTGTTGTCGAGTTGTCGGAAAAGCTTCCCGAAGCCAGTGAGCAGACCAGTGACTCACGCGAGGAGGAACCACTGCCCGA
It encodes:
- a CDS encoding beta-ketoacyl-ACP synthase III translates to MIRAVISGTGLYTPPATITNEELVEAFNAFVELHNARHADDIASGDLEPLQPSSSAFIEKASGIKRRHVIDKQGILDPERMCPNIPDRPNEEASVQCEMALAACEEALKQAGKTAADVDAVIVACSNMQRPYPAISVEVQDALGIEGFAYDMNVACSSATFGLQAAANAVENGTARAVLVVSPEICSGHLNFRDRDSHFIFGDACTAILVERDADVAEGQGFEVLGTSLLTKYSNNIRNNFGFLNRGDKEGINKPDKLFVQQGRKVFKEVSPLVAETILKQLSSLSLSPDDLKRMWLHQANLNMNQLIARKVLGRDADTKEAPVILDEYANTSSAGSIIAFHKHKDDFGAGELGVICSFGAGYSIGSVVVRRR
- a CDS encoding acyl-CoA thioesterase is translated as MSVPGNLVSTLSMPLRWGDMDAYGHANNTVYFRFFEEARITWLASLELGAENDPDGPVIIKTSATFLKELAHPATVEVRTYADKAGNTSLDTYHTLTDTETGTLYAEGYAKIVWFDRTKRTSMALPDKLRALAAS
- a CDS encoding VacJ family lipoprotein, which encodes MRDIFFRHPAIGALIFICLFSGNAVAQTVQPVDPDMAERKLDAPPSEVDPYEDWNRKVYGFNETIDNWFLRPVAKGYRTVMPGFADRAVTNFFNNLTEIRNFANSIFQLKGESAVVAAGRFTYNTVFGLGGLIDVATMFDLPERPEDFGQTLGYWGTGSGPYLMLPFLGPSNPRDFGGFVSDNLLLPSAWDLAETPDVYYARALQIVDKRADLIPAEGFISGDGYTFVRNAYLQRRAYLINDGRTVDDPFASDDDEDLMLEDF
- a CDS encoding DUF3336 domain-containing protein, producing MVDDRIRKFRKMLAEAPNYEVWKAAALELDFLEGNVEWKEEFGSDLYHYELIYDRLSNLRTYRHQNDFERLKRALREGLHHDLGNMGNTALYTRSRVGTKHLIEEYITQVCESLDFLCDTKVPGFPVAEKLQFFRDTLTSYGRPALLLSGGATLGMFHFGVIKALWEKGLLPQVIAGSSIGAIIAGILGVHSDAEIPDMLVPENHDMRAWKWRGLFSAIRGDGLMDQEQLKACLRANIGEYTFEEAFQKTGRSINVSVSPVQTHQKARLLCGYTSPYLLVWSAVLASAAVPGIFPPVPLMKKDIQGNVLPYMSRLKFVDGSVVSDLPIERLMHLYDVNFTIVSQTNPHVVPFLNRRGRDEKINVANLPMHLLKSEIQFHGQGLFDYLRKRVQPEMLRQVAGQMYTIMGQRYSGDVTISPTYRLRDYRRMLSNPDPAWVREMILQGERATWPKISMIRSHARISKTLERCIRRLKSEQRRSTAELRLVSNADSGTS
- a CDS encoding AAA family ATPase, whose translation is MYYDFFGFREPPFSIAPDPRYLYLSERHKEALAHLMYGVQGQGGFIVITGEVGTGKTTVSRCFIENVPDHVDIALILNPRLSARELLSSICDELEIAHPVGSSIKELVGLINDDLLKAHAAGRHKVLMIDEAQNLSAEVLEQLRLLTNLETAEKKLLQIVLLGQPELQEILGLPELRQLNQRVTARYHLDALGRAEIEAYLRYRLSVAGLRGEIFTDRAIRALYRASHGVPRLINLISDRALLGAYAEGEHQITAPHIRNAAREVNGQNLPRRAGPSRKSHALMLAAALLMAIIMTTWLFIGLPGSGGPEPDAVAENQGTSLTGAIERVELDMPVVELSEKLPEASEQTSDSREEEPLPEFEFPDQTISLPVAFRELFELWGLEYRASESPVACEFAEGQGLRCLQNKGARRSLEFLDRPAILQLRNGNGDSHYAVLSGLQDNRATIELPSGRREVTFSSLEPYWFGEFTVLWEAPGYILGDASGSAQGNERVAEQIWMGSRMMELASRYAESRQEESRVNRMPIEEQVRWYQQQRGLTVDGIAGAMTIIQMNNDLESAVPRLTSGRMVN